Proteins encoded by one window of Scatophagus argus isolate fScaArg1 chromosome 4, fScaArg1.pri, whole genome shotgun sequence:
- the tut7 gene encoding terminal uridylyltransferase 7 isoform X1: MENLGRPKRARHGDWEREAAADKVENWRIQDQGRGQHFRSEGGQQGKSQGGLYRASPKKGGLGPMSYSPGGFRGGHSPLQRDDFRWFSGPENSGGSRDDNWRGRSQQQPQQHWRRNSQGEGAEEYREQGRSEANDGSAHKSGRKRRNRNKKKAFAEENRGLEESTLSAKDMRSLRLAERRLNKDEIYCLKKRSHSNPSALYTCALCDVLLESLSDANRHIRDKRHKKKARERQEQVMLIEILPPGPEQISAVSAALAAVVGEHGLNDEDVVKRQSVVALMQDLLLSVLPEIRLRLYGSSCTKFGFKDSDVNIDIQYPPHMHQPDVLMLVKDNLSVSPLFVDLEADFHARVPVVICKEKNSGLVCKVSAGNENAFQTTSYLSALSNREPVLLPLVLGLRRWAQICVIDHAEEGGLPPYVFALMVIYFLQQRKESLLPTYLKQDIKVFSLSRLSDFNLTHVDEDGYLHWAYTPSSKESSQPAEGSCIKGKVPLVFQTPHLPVEVGLLWVEMLRFYSLEFNTADNVISVRTSVVLSREMKDWPKKRIAVEDPFAVKRNVARTVNSQQMYEYILHCLKTTYKYFALPLNTPAASHKTRAQRGPIKGANVKALNEEIVSDFSQLSFQSQQENDPDIVENGPEDSDCIIEEEEEVEEYSDSDEEREKEKADLGKSSLSEDEEDEDVDIDVGTGNRHHLDSFTTEDEEIFPVDEISGEELLSDVEGPDLDTLGSMDEEDEEEGEEVDLAPPLLEDTVKDESPENETQKQSKLSYEFTRQAFTRGKSHMVVCSLCKRDGHLKKDCPEDFKKVQLDPLPPITPEFLGILNQVCEQCYTDFAPDELEMSVREHILQDLETFVRRQFAGARLQLFGSSKNGFGFRQSDLDICMVLEGQETINDIDCITIIESLARLLKKHPGVKNILPITTAKVPIVKFYHVRTSLEGDISLYNTLALHNTHLLASYAAIDRRVKILCYVMKVFAKMCDIGDASRGSLSSYAYTLMVLFFLQQRNPPVIPVLQEIYDGKKKPEVLVDGWNVYFFDDLKALPSRWPQYGKNTETVGELWLGLLRFYTEDFDFREHVVCIRQHDRLTTFNKQWTSKYIVIEDPFDLNHNLGAGLSRKMTNFIMKAFINGRTVFGTPVKAFPPVYPSQMEYFFDPEVLTEGEVAPNDRCCRICGKIGHFMKDCPMRKKSKHRKDSERRPEHQRDKMDTGEDSKDQVRHKSEHWRKRDALEMRCCYLCGSSAHIKKDCQLYKSPAGTVKKENFYSPSSAHLRNLREKERQGSPVQEENKKRKQQNVILSPQAGSLACRHLGRSGHRKSPVE; the protein is encoded by the exons ATGGAAAACTTGGGCAGACCCAAACGGGCTAGACATGGTGACTGGGAGAGGGAAGCAGCTGCAGACAAGGTGGAAAACTGGAGGATCCAGGATCAGGGTCGAGGACAACACTTCAGATCTGAGGGAGGTCAGCAGGGTAAGAGCCAGGGTGGGCTCTACCGGGCCAGTCCCAAGAAGGGAGGACTAGGTCCTATGAGCTACTCCCCTGGTGGATTCAGAGGTGGTCACAGCCCCTTGCAGAGGGATGATTTCCGGTGGTTCTCAGGTCCTGAGAACAGTGGTGGGAGTCGAGACGATAACTGGAGAGGGCGCTCACAACAGCAACCGCAGCAGCACTGGAGGAGGAATTCACAGGGAGAAGGTGCCGAGGAGTACAGGGAGCAGGGCAGGAGCGAGGCAAATGATGGCAGTGCTCATAAATCGG GGCGAAAAcggagaaacagaaacaagaagaaagctTTTGCTGAGGAGAACAGGGGCCTTGAAGAGTCCACACTCTCAGCCAAAGACATGCGCAGCTTAAGACTGGCAGAGAGGCGTCTTAACAAAGATGAGATCTACTGTCTGAAGAAG AGGTCCCACAGCAACCCCAGTGCACTTTACACGTGTGCTCTGTGTGATGTTCTCCTGGAATCTCTGTCTGATGCTAACAGGCATATCAGAGACAAACGGCACAAAAAGAAGGCTAGG GAGAGGCAAGAGCAGGTGATGCTGATCGAGATTCTGCCTCCTGGTCCAGAGCAGATCAGTGCAGTGAGTGCTGCACTAGCAGCTGTTGTCGGGGAACATGGGCTGAATGATGAGGATGTTGTGAAGAGACAAAGTGTTGTCGCCCTCATGCAAGACCTCCTTCTGTCCGTCCTGCCTG AGATCAGGCTCAGGCTATATGGATCATCTTGCACTAAGTTTGGATTTAAGGATTCTGATGTCAACATTGACATTCAGTATCCACCTCAC ATGCATCAACCAGACGTCTTGATGTTGGTCAAGGACAACCTCTCTGTGAGCC CTCTCTTTGTTGATCTGGAAGCTGATTTTCATGCCAGGGTTCCTGTGGTCAtctgcaaagagaaaaacag TGGCCTCGTCTGCAAAGTTAGTGCAGGCAATGAAAACGCGTTCCAGACCACCTCCTATCTTTCTGCACTGTCCAATCGGGAGCCTGTCCTCCTCCCACTGGTTTTGGGCCTCAGACGCTGGGCCCAG ATCTGTGTGATTGACCATGCAGAGGAAGGTGGGCTGCCACCGTATGTCTTCGCCCTCATGGTTATCTACTTCTTACAGCAGCGCAAAGAGTCCCTCTTGCCTACTTACCTGAAACAAGAC ATTAAGGTGTTTTCACTCAGCAGGCTGTCAGACTTCAATCTCACACATGTGGATGAGGATGGGTATTTACACTGGGCTTACACCCCGTCATCTAAAGAATCTTCACAGCCAGCAGAGGGCTCCTGTATAAAGGGAAAG GTACCGCTGGTTTTCCAGACTCCTCACCTGCCTGTGGAAGTTGGGCTTCTCTGGGTCGAAATGCTTCGCTTCTACTCACTGGAGTTCAACACAGCTGACAATGTGATCAGTGTGCGAACCAGTGTTGTCCTCTCCCGAGAGATGAAAGACTGGCCAAAAAAACGCATTGCTGTCGAAG ACCCTTTTGCCGTGAAGAGAAATGTGGCCCGCACGGTGAACAGCCAACAAATGTACGAGTACATCCTCCACTGCCTCAAAACCACATACAAGTACTTTGCACTGCCGCTCAACACGCCAGCTGCTAGTCACAAGACACGGGCACAGCGTGGACCCATTAAAGGGGCAAATGTGAAGGCTTTGAATGAAGAGATTGTATCAGATTTCAGTCAGCTTAGTTTTCAGTCACAACAAGAAAATGACCCTGACATTGTAGAAAATGGCCCAGAAGACTCTGATTGCATtattgaggaagaggaggaagttgAAGAATACAGTGATTctgatgaagagagagagaaggaaaaagcgGACCTTGGTAAAAGCAGTCTctcagaggatgaggaggatgaggatgtaGATATTGATGTGGGCACAGGCAACAGACACCACTTGGACAGCTTCACCACCGAGGATGAGGAGATTTTCCCAGTGGATGAGATCTCAGGGGAGGAGCTTTTGTCTGATGTGGAGGGTCCAGATTTGGACACACTTGGCTCAAtggacgaggaggacgaggaggagggggaggaggtggattTGGCACCTCCACTTTTAGAGGATACAGTTAAAGATGAGAGCCCAGAAAATGAAACccaaaaacagagcaaacttTCTTATGAGTTCACCAGGCAAGCTTTCACTCGAGGCAAG TCACACATGGTCGTGTGCAGCTTGTGCAAGCGTGATGGACATCTGAAGAAAGACTGTCCTGAAGATTTCAAGAAAGTGCAGCTGGATCCTTTGCCCCCAATAACACCAGAGTTTCTTGGTATCCTTAACCAAGTCTGTGAGCAGTGCTACA CTGACTTTGCCCCAGATGAACTGGAAATGAGTGTGAGAGAGCACATTCTTCAAGACCTGGAGACCTTTGTCAGACGACAGTTTGCTG GAGCTCGGCTGCAGCTATTTGGATCATCCAAAAATGGCTTTGGCTTCAGACAGAGTGACCTAGACATCTGTATGGTACTGGAGGGGCAGGAGACCATAAAT GATATTGACTGCATCACTATAATCGAAAGCTTGGCGAGACTGCTGAAGAAACACCCAG GTGTGAAGAACATCTTGCCCATCACTACTGCAAAAGTACCCATCGTGAAATTCTACCATGTTCGCACCAGCCTGGAGGGAGACATTAGCCTCTACAACACTCTG GCCCTGCACAACACGCACCTGCTGGCTTCATATGCTGCCATTGACAGGAGAGTCAAGATCCTCTGTTATGTCATGAAGGTTTTTGCCAAA ATGTGTGATATTGGGGATGCGTCACGCGGCAGCCTCTCGTCCTACGCCTACACCCTCATGGTGCTCTTCTTTCTCCAGCAGAGAAACCCACCAGTGATCCCTGTGCTGCAAGAG ATTTATGATGGAAAGAAGAAGCCAGAGGTCCTGGTTGATGGCTGGAACGTGTACTTTTTCGATGATTTAAAAGCATTA CCCAGTCGCTGGCCACAGTATGGGAAGAACACCGAGACTGTGGGGGAGCTGTGGCTCGGCCTCCTGCGCTTTTACACTGAAGACTTCGACTTCAGAGAGCATGTTGTCTGCATCCGTCAGCATGACCGTCTCACCACCTTCAACAAGCAGTGGACCTCCAAGTACATTGTCATTGAAG ATCCATTTGACCTGAATCATAATCTCGGTGCGGGTCTCTCCAGGAAAA TGACTAATTTCATCATGAAGGCTTTCATCAATGGAAGAACAGTGTTTGGCACACCAGTCAAAGCTTTCCCTCCAGTTTACCCCAGTCAGATG GAGTATTTCTTTGATCCCGAAGTTCTCACCGAGGGAGAGGTGGCTCCCAATGACCGCTGCTGCCGCATCTGCGGCAAGATCGGCCACTTCATGAAAGATTGTCCCATGCGTAAGAA GTCCAAGCACAGAAAGGACTCGGAGCGAAGGCCAGAGCATCAGCGAGACAAAATGGATACAGGAGAGGACTCCAAGGATCAGGTCAGACACAAGAGTGAGCACTGGAGGAAAAGAGATGCACTGGAGATGCGCTGCTGTTATCTGTGTGGGTCAAGCGCCCACATCAAGAAGGACTGTCAGCTGTACAAAAGCCCTGCAG GTactgtgaagaaagaaaacttttatTCCCCCTCCTCAGCCCATTTGAGGAAtttgagagaaaaggagaggcaG gGGTCGCCTGTACAAgaagagaacaagaaaagaaagcaacaaaatgtgATATTAAGTCCACAAGCAG
- the tut7 gene encoding terminal uridylyltransferase 7 isoform X2: MENLGRPKRARHGDWEREAAADKVENWRIQDQGRGQHFRSEGGQQGKSQGGLYRASPKKGGLGPMSYSPGGFRGGHSPLQRDDFRWFSGPENSGGSRDDNWRGRSQQQPQQHWRRNSQGEGAEEYREQGRSEANDGSAHKSGRKRRNRNKKKAFAEENRGLEESTLSAKDMRSLRLAERRLNKDEIYCLKKRSHSNPSALYTCALCDVLLESLSDANRHIRDKRHKKKARERQEQVMLIEILPPGPEQISAVSAALAAVVGEHGLNDEDVVKRQSVVALMQDLLLSVLPEIRLRLYGSSCTKFGFKDSDVNIDIQYPPHMHQPDVLMLVKDNLSVSPLFVDLEADFHARVPVVICKEKNSGLVCKVSAGNENAFQTTSYLSALSNREPVLLPLVLGLRRWAQICVIDHAEEGGLPPYVFALMVIYFLQQRKESLLPTYLKQDIKVFSLSRLSDFNLTHVDEDGYLHWAYTPSSKESSQPAEGSCIKGKVPLVFQTPHLPVEVGLLWVEMLRFYSLEFNTADNVISVRTSVVLSREMKDWPKKRIAVEDPFAVKRNVARTVNSQQMYEYILHCLKTTYKYFALPLNTPAASHKTRAQRGPIKGANVKALNEEIVSDFSQLSFQSQQENDPDIVENGPEDSDCIIEEEEEVEEYSDSDEEREKEKADLGKSSLSEDEEDEDVDIDVGTGNRHHLDSFTTEDEEIFPVDEISGEELLSDVEGPDLDTLGSMDEEDEEEGEEVDLAPPLLEDTVKDESPENETQKQSKLSYEFTRQAFTRGKSHMVVCSLCKRDGHLKKDCPEDFKKVQLDPLPPITPEFLGILNQVCEQCYTDFAPDELEMSVREHILQDLETFVRRQFAGARLQLFGSSKNGFGFRQSDLDICMVLEGQETINDIDCITIIESLARLLKKHPGVKNILPITTAKVPIVKFYHVRTSLEGDISLYNTLALHNTHLLASYAAIDRRVKILCYVMKVFAKMCDIGDASRGSLSSYAYTLMVLFFLQQRNPPVIPVLQEIYDGKKKPEVLVDGWNVYFFDDLKALPSRWPQYGKNTETVGELWLGLLRFYTEDFDFREHVVCIRQHDRLTTFNKQWTSKYIVIEDPFDLNHNLGAGLSRKMTNFIMKAFINGRTVFGTPVKAFPPVYPSQMEYFFDPEVLTEGEVAPNDRCCRICGKIGHFMKDCPMRKKSKHRKDSERRPEHQRDKMDTGEDSKDQVRHKSEHWRKRDALEMRCCYLCGSSAHIKKDCQLYKSPAGTVKKENFYSPSSAHLRNLREKERQGSPVQEENKKRKQQNVILSPQAGM; encoded by the exons ATGGAAAACTTGGGCAGACCCAAACGGGCTAGACATGGTGACTGGGAGAGGGAAGCAGCTGCAGACAAGGTGGAAAACTGGAGGATCCAGGATCAGGGTCGAGGACAACACTTCAGATCTGAGGGAGGTCAGCAGGGTAAGAGCCAGGGTGGGCTCTACCGGGCCAGTCCCAAGAAGGGAGGACTAGGTCCTATGAGCTACTCCCCTGGTGGATTCAGAGGTGGTCACAGCCCCTTGCAGAGGGATGATTTCCGGTGGTTCTCAGGTCCTGAGAACAGTGGTGGGAGTCGAGACGATAACTGGAGAGGGCGCTCACAACAGCAACCGCAGCAGCACTGGAGGAGGAATTCACAGGGAGAAGGTGCCGAGGAGTACAGGGAGCAGGGCAGGAGCGAGGCAAATGATGGCAGTGCTCATAAATCGG GGCGAAAAcggagaaacagaaacaagaagaaagctTTTGCTGAGGAGAACAGGGGCCTTGAAGAGTCCACACTCTCAGCCAAAGACATGCGCAGCTTAAGACTGGCAGAGAGGCGTCTTAACAAAGATGAGATCTACTGTCTGAAGAAG AGGTCCCACAGCAACCCCAGTGCACTTTACACGTGTGCTCTGTGTGATGTTCTCCTGGAATCTCTGTCTGATGCTAACAGGCATATCAGAGACAAACGGCACAAAAAGAAGGCTAGG GAGAGGCAAGAGCAGGTGATGCTGATCGAGATTCTGCCTCCTGGTCCAGAGCAGATCAGTGCAGTGAGTGCTGCACTAGCAGCTGTTGTCGGGGAACATGGGCTGAATGATGAGGATGTTGTGAAGAGACAAAGTGTTGTCGCCCTCATGCAAGACCTCCTTCTGTCCGTCCTGCCTG AGATCAGGCTCAGGCTATATGGATCATCTTGCACTAAGTTTGGATTTAAGGATTCTGATGTCAACATTGACATTCAGTATCCACCTCAC ATGCATCAACCAGACGTCTTGATGTTGGTCAAGGACAACCTCTCTGTGAGCC CTCTCTTTGTTGATCTGGAAGCTGATTTTCATGCCAGGGTTCCTGTGGTCAtctgcaaagagaaaaacag TGGCCTCGTCTGCAAAGTTAGTGCAGGCAATGAAAACGCGTTCCAGACCACCTCCTATCTTTCTGCACTGTCCAATCGGGAGCCTGTCCTCCTCCCACTGGTTTTGGGCCTCAGACGCTGGGCCCAG ATCTGTGTGATTGACCATGCAGAGGAAGGTGGGCTGCCACCGTATGTCTTCGCCCTCATGGTTATCTACTTCTTACAGCAGCGCAAAGAGTCCCTCTTGCCTACTTACCTGAAACAAGAC ATTAAGGTGTTTTCACTCAGCAGGCTGTCAGACTTCAATCTCACACATGTGGATGAGGATGGGTATTTACACTGGGCTTACACCCCGTCATCTAAAGAATCTTCACAGCCAGCAGAGGGCTCCTGTATAAAGGGAAAG GTACCGCTGGTTTTCCAGACTCCTCACCTGCCTGTGGAAGTTGGGCTTCTCTGGGTCGAAATGCTTCGCTTCTACTCACTGGAGTTCAACACAGCTGACAATGTGATCAGTGTGCGAACCAGTGTTGTCCTCTCCCGAGAGATGAAAGACTGGCCAAAAAAACGCATTGCTGTCGAAG ACCCTTTTGCCGTGAAGAGAAATGTGGCCCGCACGGTGAACAGCCAACAAATGTACGAGTACATCCTCCACTGCCTCAAAACCACATACAAGTACTTTGCACTGCCGCTCAACACGCCAGCTGCTAGTCACAAGACACGGGCACAGCGTGGACCCATTAAAGGGGCAAATGTGAAGGCTTTGAATGAAGAGATTGTATCAGATTTCAGTCAGCTTAGTTTTCAGTCACAACAAGAAAATGACCCTGACATTGTAGAAAATGGCCCAGAAGACTCTGATTGCATtattgaggaagaggaggaagttgAAGAATACAGTGATTctgatgaagagagagagaaggaaaaagcgGACCTTGGTAAAAGCAGTCTctcagaggatgaggaggatgaggatgtaGATATTGATGTGGGCACAGGCAACAGACACCACTTGGACAGCTTCACCACCGAGGATGAGGAGATTTTCCCAGTGGATGAGATCTCAGGGGAGGAGCTTTTGTCTGATGTGGAGGGTCCAGATTTGGACACACTTGGCTCAAtggacgaggaggacgaggaggagggggaggaggtggattTGGCACCTCCACTTTTAGAGGATACAGTTAAAGATGAGAGCCCAGAAAATGAAACccaaaaacagagcaaacttTCTTATGAGTTCACCAGGCAAGCTTTCACTCGAGGCAAG TCACACATGGTCGTGTGCAGCTTGTGCAAGCGTGATGGACATCTGAAGAAAGACTGTCCTGAAGATTTCAAGAAAGTGCAGCTGGATCCTTTGCCCCCAATAACACCAGAGTTTCTTGGTATCCTTAACCAAGTCTGTGAGCAGTGCTACA CTGACTTTGCCCCAGATGAACTGGAAATGAGTGTGAGAGAGCACATTCTTCAAGACCTGGAGACCTTTGTCAGACGACAGTTTGCTG GAGCTCGGCTGCAGCTATTTGGATCATCCAAAAATGGCTTTGGCTTCAGACAGAGTGACCTAGACATCTGTATGGTACTGGAGGGGCAGGAGACCATAAAT GATATTGACTGCATCACTATAATCGAAAGCTTGGCGAGACTGCTGAAGAAACACCCAG GTGTGAAGAACATCTTGCCCATCACTACTGCAAAAGTACCCATCGTGAAATTCTACCATGTTCGCACCAGCCTGGAGGGAGACATTAGCCTCTACAACACTCTG GCCCTGCACAACACGCACCTGCTGGCTTCATATGCTGCCATTGACAGGAGAGTCAAGATCCTCTGTTATGTCATGAAGGTTTTTGCCAAA ATGTGTGATATTGGGGATGCGTCACGCGGCAGCCTCTCGTCCTACGCCTACACCCTCATGGTGCTCTTCTTTCTCCAGCAGAGAAACCCACCAGTGATCCCTGTGCTGCAAGAG ATTTATGATGGAAAGAAGAAGCCAGAGGTCCTGGTTGATGGCTGGAACGTGTACTTTTTCGATGATTTAAAAGCATTA CCCAGTCGCTGGCCACAGTATGGGAAGAACACCGAGACTGTGGGGGAGCTGTGGCTCGGCCTCCTGCGCTTTTACACTGAAGACTTCGACTTCAGAGAGCATGTTGTCTGCATCCGTCAGCATGACCGTCTCACCACCTTCAACAAGCAGTGGACCTCCAAGTACATTGTCATTGAAG ATCCATTTGACCTGAATCATAATCTCGGTGCGGGTCTCTCCAGGAAAA TGACTAATTTCATCATGAAGGCTTTCATCAATGGAAGAACAGTGTTTGGCACACCAGTCAAAGCTTTCCCTCCAGTTTACCCCAGTCAGATG GAGTATTTCTTTGATCCCGAAGTTCTCACCGAGGGAGAGGTGGCTCCCAATGACCGCTGCTGCCGCATCTGCGGCAAGATCGGCCACTTCATGAAAGATTGTCCCATGCGTAAGAA GTCCAAGCACAGAAAGGACTCGGAGCGAAGGCCAGAGCATCAGCGAGACAAAATGGATACAGGAGAGGACTCCAAGGATCAGGTCAGACACAAGAGTGAGCACTGGAGGAAAAGAGATGCACTGGAGATGCGCTGCTGTTATCTGTGTGGGTCAAGCGCCCACATCAAGAAGGACTGTCAGCTGTACAAAAGCCCTGCAG GTactgtgaagaaagaaaacttttatTCCCCCTCCTCAGCCCATTTGAGGAAtttgagagaaaaggagaggcaG gGGTCGCCTGTACAAgaagagaacaagaaaagaaagcaacaaaatgtgATATTAAGTCCACAAGCAGGTATGTGA